A genomic region of Tepidisphaeraceae bacterium contains the following coding sequences:
- a CDS encoding branched-chain amino acid ABC transporter permease, translated as MTDTLPLSRSSIPRPLRTMLDNGLLLVLIVVAVLVGRLVDNEELVDPYRANVILRIGITIVLAVSLQLINGISGQFSLGHAGFMAVGAYLGGYATLAYGAATNADDETIDFQRPAAMAGFFACLILCAVVAAAVLYGLFALIRLSRRLHGSLPPLLLLAALAWLVWDISKAYPLETVPAYLVWSRGFAGLNGLFSWMIEAMQSPTGRIDGLLPTAAREPLAMFMSLLGGGVCAAMVGFIVGLPTLRLRGDYLAIATLGFAAIINVVIFNTQALGGAIGLQVPTYFAMNDDDVPIRFIAPWVFAAVIITTAVVWRLARSPKGRAIVAVREDEIAAAATGIDVTHHKVLAFVVGSFFAGVAGALFAHLYGYINTGSFELVRSIELVIIVTIGGLGSIPGAIIAAIVLTWLPEFLRDPTSWLALFARPFGVASADELNLSPWLTDRLAQVGDYRLVIYALLLILIMIARAKTGNRNWLPRRRPRPAAAAPVATGQSLP; from the coding sequence ATGACCGACACGTTGCCCCTATCCCGTTCCTCCATCCCGCGACCGCTGCGCACGATGCTCGACAACGGGCTCCTGCTGGTGCTGATCGTGGTGGCGGTGCTGGTGGGGCGGTTGGTGGACAACGAGGAACTCGTCGACCCGTACCGGGCCAACGTCATCCTTCGCATCGGCATCACGATCGTGCTGGCGGTCAGCCTGCAGCTCATCAACGGCATCAGCGGGCAGTTCTCGCTCGGACACGCCGGGTTCATGGCGGTCGGCGCCTACCTCGGTGGCTACGCGACGCTGGCCTACGGCGCCGCGACCAACGCCGATGACGAGACGATCGACTTCCAGCGGCCCGCGGCGATGGCCGGCTTCTTCGCGTGCCTGATCCTCTGCGCGGTCGTAGCAGCAGCGGTGTTGTACGGATTGTTCGCGCTCATCCGCCTGTCGCGCCGCCTGCATGGGTCGCTGCCACCGTTGCTGTTGCTGGCGGCGCTCGCGTGGCTGGTGTGGGATATTTCCAAGGCCTACCCGCTCGAGACCGTGCCGGCGTACCTTGTCTGGTCGCGCGGGTTCGCTGGCCTGAACGGCCTGTTCAGCTGGATGATCGAGGCGATGCAATCGCCGACGGGCCGGATCGATGGACTGCTGCCGACCGCGGCCCGCGAGCCGCTGGCGATGTTCATGTCGCTGCTGGGCGGTGGCGTGTGCGCGGCGATGGTGGGCTTCATCGTCGGCCTGCCCACGCTGCGGTTGCGCGGCGACTACCTGGCGATCGCCACGCTGGGTTTTGCCGCCATCATCAACGTCGTCATCTTCAATACGCAGGCGCTCGGTGGCGCGATCGGCCTGCAGGTGCCGACGTACTTCGCGATGAATGACGACGACGTGCCGATCCGCTTCATCGCGCCGTGGGTCTTTGCGGCCGTCATCATCACGACGGCGGTCGTGTGGCGGCTGGCGCGATCGCCGAAGGGCCGCGCGATCGTCGCCGTGCGCGAGGACGAGATCGCCGCTGCCGCCACGGGCATCGACGTCACGCACCACAAGGTGCTGGCGTTTGTCGTCGGTTCGTTCTTCGCGGGCGTGGCGGGGGCGCTGTTCGCCCATTTGTACGGTTACATCAACACGGGATCGTTCGAACTCGTGCGGTCGATCGAACTGGTCATCATCGTCACGATCGGCGGGCTTGGCAGCATTCCGGGCGCAATCATCGCTGCGATCGTGCTGACGTGGCTGCCCGAGTTCCTGCGCGACCCCACGAGCTGGCTGGCGCTGTTCGCGAGGCCGTTCGGCGTGGCGTCGGCCGACGAGCTAAACCTGTCGCCCTGGCTGACCGACCGGCTGGCCCAAGTGGGCGATTACCGGCTGGTGATCTACGCGCTGCTGCTGATCCTGATCATGATCGCCCGCGCCAAGACCGGCAACCGCAACTGGCTGCCAAGGCGCCGCCCGCGACCGGCGGCCGCGGCGCCGGTGGCCACGGGACAATCGCTGCCCTAA
- a CDS encoding O-antigen ligase family protein, whose amino-acid sequence MTRAPLLIDDDAPPIANWIDRLALLIALAIVVARCTMLETIREPLEIAAGGEAVPRGAGATSALVLSMLAVVPAMLVLLRRVIDPTFIISRSFALLGLLLLGGWAIASALWAADAFLAVVSAVNWLSAMTLAWAVAQLVRTEKRARIVAGVGVGLLLIFITQAAFYRFAELPALRDNVAENRAKILADRGWTEDSFEARQFLQKIYNGEMVGFSASANTFAALLVVTIILTIGLALQRTGEGSGKLTERLRSWTLLLAIPILCGCIVIWLTHSRAAIGTLLLAGMAYAFVALLGPRLRTLHKPLFALGVLVAISAVAVIIWRGTTTGTLFHDSLTFRWRYWLGGFRVFTEHPILGVGWENFGPHYLGQRLAIASEEVRDPHNLIVRLFVELGLIGGALGVLAIGRLIWEMTRPAARLTDESATVTPPPPPPADDADQPQTSLLSMLIVPVMIAASAMVLNAMASIDLNQSADYIDYELRKRLLYGVMLTLGLLAGTLARHDVVARHGGWVRTALVIATLLFLLQNLIDFSMFESSGMFVFALLAGSAVGISTGAMSAVSRNAASFVRRIVPLGIAAVVWLVLLFAIVMPIGLSEGDAITAGELRRLGRPGAADLYGQAYDRVSYNADYAYQTARSLLDEREPIGPFRAWIDRAIATNPMSVKSLLLSARVEAQLPEPNVERLQHGYDRAVEIDPQAVEMRLEYAEALIRFSQPQQAVEQMRLALAANAGLSPDEPKRLPIEQVAAIERRIAELSAAPAAAP is encoded by the coding sequence ATGACGCGCGCCCCGCTACTTATCGATGATGATGCCCCACCGATCGCGAACTGGATCGACCGGTTGGCGTTGTTGATTGCGTTGGCGATCGTCGTCGCCCGCTGCACGATGCTGGAGACGATCCGCGAGCCCCTGGAGATCGCAGCCGGCGGTGAAGCGGTGCCGCGCGGTGCGGGGGCCACCAGCGCGCTGGTGCTTAGCATGCTGGCGGTCGTGCCGGCGATGCTCGTGCTGCTTCGGCGGGTGATTGATCCGACATTCATCATCAGCCGCTCGTTCGCGCTGCTCGGCCTGCTGTTGCTGGGCGGCTGGGCGATCGCCAGCGCGCTCTGGGCGGCCGACGCGTTCCTGGCAGTTGTGTCGGCGGTCAACTGGCTGTCGGCGATGACCCTTGCATGGGCGGTCGCGCAGCTCGTGCGAACGGAGAAGCGAGCCCGCATTGTCGCGGGCGTGGGCGTCGGGCTGCTCTTGATCTTCATCACGCAGGCGGCGTTCTACCGCTTCGCTGAACTACCGGCACTACGGGACAACGTCGCTGAAAACCGCGCGAAGATCCTTGCCGACCGCGGATGGACGGAAGATTCGTTCGAGGCGCGGCAGTTCCTTCAGAAGATCTACAACGGCGAGATGGTCGGCTTCAGCGCCTCGGCCAACACGTTTGCGGCGCTGCTGGTCGTCACCATCATCCTCACGATCGGCCTAGCGCTGCAGCGCACGGGCGAGGGGTCGGGAAAGCTGACCGAGCGACTGAGAAGCTGGACGCTGCTACTGGCCATTCCGATCCTGTGCGGCTGCATCGTCATCTGGCTGACGCACAGCCGGGCCGCCATCGGCACGCTGCTGCTGGCGGGCATGGCGTACGCGTTCGTTGCGCTTCTGGGCCCACGATTGCGCACGCTACACAAGCCGCTGTTCGCGTTGGGCGTGCTGGTGGCGATCAGCGCGGTCGCGGTCATCATCTGGCGTGGCACGACGACCGGCACGCTCTTCCACGACAGCCTCACCTTCCGCTGGCGCTACTGGCTCGGTGGCTTCCGCGTCTTCACCGAACACCCAATCCTCGGTGTCGGCTGGGAAAACTTTGGCCCGCATTACTTGGGCCAGCGCCTGGCGATCGCGTCCGAAGAGGTCCGCGACCCGCACAACCTCATCGTACGCCTGTTCGTCGAACTGGGCCTCATCGGTGGCGCGCTGGGTGTGCTGGCGATCGGCCGACTGATATGGGAGATGACGCGCCCCGCGGCTCGGCTGACTGACGAGTCGGCCACCGTCACGCCACCACCGCCACCACCGGCCGATGATGCGGATCAACCGCAGACGTCGCTGCTGTCGATGCTGATCGTCCCGGTCATGATCGCGGCCAGCGCGATGGTGCTGAACGCGATGGCCTCGATCGACTTGAACCAGTCGGCCGACTACATCGACTACGAGCTGCGCAAACGACTGCTGTACGGCGTGATGCTGACGCTCGGCCTGCTCGCCGGCACGCTGGCTCGCCACGACGTGGTCGCGCGCCACGGCGGCTGGGTGCGCACGGCGCTGGTGATCGCGACGCTGCTGTTCCTGCTGCAGAACCTGATCGACTTCTCGATGTTCGAGTCCAGCGGCATGTTCGTGTTCGCGCTGCTGGCCGGTAGCGCGGTGGGCATAAGCACCGGCGCGATGTCAGCGGTCTCGCGCAACGCGGCGTCTTTCGTGCGGCGGATCGTGCCGCTTGGCATTGCTGCGGTCGTGTGGCTGGTCTTGCTGTTCGCGATCGTGATGCCGATCGGCCTGTCGGAAGGCGACGCCATCACCGCGGGCGAACTGCGACGGCTTGGCCGTCCCGGCGCCGCCGACCTGTACGGCCAAGCCTATGACCGCGTCTCCTACAACGCCGACTACGCCTACCAGACCGCCCGTTCGCTGTTGGACGAGCGAGAGCCCATCGGGCCGTTCCGCGCTTGGATCGACCGCGCGATCGCGACCAACCCGATGAGCGTGAAATCGTTGCTGCTGTCGGCACGGGTGGAAGCCCAGTTGCCCGAGCCGAACGTCGAACGCCTGCAACACGGGTACGACCGGGCCGTGGAGATCGACCCACAAGCGGTTGAGATGAGGCTGGAGTACGCCGAGGCCCTCATCCGTTTCAGCCAACCTCAGCAGGCGGTCGAACAGATGCGGCTCGCACTGGCGGCGAACGCGGGCCTGTCCCCCGACGAACCGAAGCGCCTGCCGATTGAACAGGTCGCGGCGATCGAGCGGCGGATCGCCGAACTGTCTGCGGCGCCGGCGGCAGCGCCGTAA
- a CDS encoding M24 family metallopeptidase, with protein MTNTDEISIKTDRLTAFLDRHKLDGVWLQNRNNFAWITGGRDNHIANSTPVGVTAVFATRDRRVCFANSIEAPRMRTEELVDTDLETIDFPWYDRNAAKIVISQSLGGKRVAADTDTTGLNLQPLPDDFAELRWSLTDAEITRYRDGAARVSRAMESACREVERGMTEHEIAGLLDHHVHAQGANPTVTLIAADERICRYRHPIPTNSRLARYVMLVSCAEFGGLISCMTRFVHFGPMSDELKKKHHAICQVDAAVNLATKPGRTLGEIFTDLQKAYADHGGADQWKLHHQGGSTGYAGREVVANPSSDVKVVDNQAFAWNPSMVGVKCEDTVLCTPSGIEVLTAHSESWPTITGEFNGQSLRRADMLVR; from the coding sequence ATGACCAACACCGACGAAATCTCGATCAAAACCGACCGCCTGACCGCATTTCTGGACCGCCACAAGCTGGACGGTGTGTGGCTGCAGAACCGCAACAACTTCGCCTGGATCACCGGCGGGCGCGACAACCACATCGCCAACAGCACGCCCGTGGGCGTCACCGCGGTCTTCGCGACGCGCGATCGGCGCGTCTGCTTCGCCAACAGCATCGAGGCGCCGCGCATGCGCACCGAGGAACTGGTCGACACGGACCTCGAGACGATCGACTTCCCCTGGTACGACCGCAACGCCGCCAAGATCGTCATCAGCCAATCGCTGGGCGGCAAGCGCGTGGCGGCCGACACCGACACCACCGGCTTGAACCTCCAGCCGCTGCCCGACGACTTCGCCGAACTGCGCTGGTCGCTGACCGATGCCGAGATTACCCGCTATCGCGACGGCGCCGCCCGCGTCAGTCGCGCGATGGAGTCGGCATGCCGCGAGGTTGAACGCGGTATGACGGAGCACGAGATCGCCGGCCTGCTCGATCATCACGTGCACGCGCAAGGGGCTAATCCCACGGTAACGCTGATCGCCGCCGACGAGCGGATCTGCCGGTACCGCCATCCGATTCCGACGAATAGCCGCCTTGCGCGTTACGTCATGCTGGTATCGTGCGCCGAGTTCGGCGGGCTCATCTCGTGCATGACGCGCTTCGTGCATTTCGGGCCCATGTCGGATGAGTTGAAGAAGAAGCATCACGCGATCTGCCAGGTGGATGCCGCCGTCAACCTCGCGACCAAGCCCGGCCGCACGCTGGGCGAGATCTTCACCGACCTGCAGAAGGCCTACGCCGACCATGGCGGCGCCGACCAGTGGAAGCTGCACCACCAGGGCGGCAGCACCGGCTACGCCGGCCGCGAGGTCGTCGCCAACCCCAGCAGCGACGTGAAAGTGGTCGACAACCAAGCCTTCGCATGGAACCCCTCCATGGTCGGCGTAAAGTGCGAAGACACCGTCCTCTGCACGCCCAGCGGCATCGAAGTTCTGACCGCCCACAGCGAAAGCTGGCCCACGATCACCGGCGAGTTCAACGGCCAATCGCTCCGCCGGGCGGACATGCTGGTTCGGTAG